One genomic region from Branchiostoma lanceolatum isolate klBraLanc5 chromosome 7, klBraLanc5.hap2, whole genome shotgun sequence encodes:
- the LOC136438371 gene encoding fap1 adhesin-like, protein MSESVRRWKKSVQPSCPNLVQMFGGGAAMFSCIHDVTKTVKAFQVRRMACVAQGWVSIMGPHNGANTNVPPRSDSSRVAPDSAGPRAGIMLCLRRGRHLKRCVPVSKTSSSDKVILRNAGELHNENFSDWPDRFHVFTNTSSICNFNHYSFSTILKPVCATYSHSNCSSISITDRQSNCNSTSINVPDSQSNCSSTSIIVTNSQSNCSSNTVTDSQSICSSISVTDSQSICSYISISVTDSQSICSSISISVTDSQSICSSISISVTNSQSNYSPIVIGVTNSQSICSPIVICVTGSRSICSSISIYITFSQSNCRSIYKPIRVTDGQSICSPISISVTNSQSNCSSLSISVTNSQSICSSLSISVTNSQSNCSSISISITNSQSNCSSLSISVTNSQSNCSSISISVTNSQSNCSSISIGVTYSQSNCSSITISITDSQSICSSLSISVTNSQSNCSSISISVTSSESNCSSISISVTNSQSNCSSLSISVTNSQSICSSLSISVTNSQSNCSSISISITNSQSNCSSLSISVTNSQFNCSSISISVTNSQSNCSSISIGVTYSQSNCSSITISITDSQSICSSLSISVTNSQSNCSSISISVTSSESNCSSISISVTNNQSIYSSISISVTNSQSNCSSLSISVINSHVTNSQSNCSSLSISVTNSQSICSYISISVTNTQSIYSSISISVTNIQSNCSSITISITDSQSISSSISISVTNSQSNCSSISISITNSQSNCSSLSISVTNSQSNCSSISISVTNSQSNCSSISIGVTYSQSNCSSITISITDSQSICSSLSISVTNSQSNCSSISISVTSSESNCSSISISVTNNQSIYSSISISVTNSQSNCSSLSISVTNSHVTNSQSNCSSLSISVTNSQSICSYISISVTNTQSIYSSISISVTNIQSNCSSITISITDSQSISSSISISVTNSQSNCSPISISVTSSQSNCSSISISVTSSQSNCSSISISVTNSQSIRSSISISVTDSQSICSSISISVTNSQSNCSSISISVTSSQSIYSSISISVTNSQSNCSSISICVTNSQSICSIISICVTGSQSISVTNSQSICSSISISVTNSQSNCSYISVSVTNSQSICSSISLSVTDSQSICSSISKPISVTNSQSSFSSISISVTHSQCHCVTDSQSICSSRSINVTYSQSNCSSLSISVTNSQSICSSLSISVTNSQSICSSISINITYSQSICSSLFICVTNSQSICSSIIISVTNSQSICSSISICVTNGRSFCSSVSISVTDGQSNCSFITISVTNSQSNSSSLSICIRDITNSQSNCSSKPISVADSQSNSSSKPIRVTHSQSNCSSLSIIVTYSHPNGSSLSISVTNSQSTCSSLSICVTNSQSNCSSLSISVTNSQSTCSSLSICVTNSQSNCSSLSISVTNSHPNCSSLSISVTNSQSICSFITISVTNSQSNSSSLSICIRDSQSNFSSIFISVAFNYQSICSSISICVINSQSICSSLSVSVTYSHPNCSSISISVTNSQSICSSISICVTNSQSNCSSLSICVTYSHPNCSSISICVTNSQSICSSISISVTNSQSNCSSISISVTNSQSNCSSISICVTNSQSNCSSLSISVTDSQPICSSISICVTNSQSICSIISICVIGSQSNCSSITISITNSQSNCSSITISITNSQSNCSSITISITDSQSNCSSITISVTDSQPICSSIDISFICFTISASIYCIIKRVFISNSIIASSAKCVAISNSFLYSGAKCVTFNNGLIDSSAKCVIFYNRILDSSAKCVTISYSLIGCSAKCITVGNSILDSSAKCVTISYGICGFSFKCVTISNSSLDSSVKCVTISNSSLDSSTKYVTITNSLRDSSAKGVIISYGICGSSFKCVTISNISLDSSVKCVTVSNSILDYSAKCVTISNSVVDPSTKCVTISYGICGSSFKCVTISNSSLDSSTKYVTISNSLRDSSAKCVIISYGICGSSFKCVTISNSSLDSSLKCVTVSNSSLDYSAKCVTISNSVVDPNTKCVTTSYGICGSSFKCVTISNSNLDSSAKCVTISNSILDANTKYVTISNRVLDSNARCVTISNSLLDSSAKSIYDTIGISILGSIANSTNECYHDSIAQSIHLCRAKLYLITSTKFVIAAKSIYGEHGDYNSVFSHPNNVPSGRICSRS, encoded by the exons ATGTCTGAGTCAGTCAGACGATGGAAAAAAAGCGTCCAGCCCAGCTGTCCCAACCTTGTGCAGATGTTCGGTGGCGGTGCGGCCATGTTTAGCTGTATCCACGATGTTACCAAGACGGTCAAAGCATTCCAG GTGCGCCGGATGGCATGTGTAGCCCAGGGCTGGGTCTCCATTATGG GACCACACAACGGTGCGAACACAAACGTTCCACCTCGGAGCGACTCCAGCCGTGTCGCCCCAGACAGTGCTGGGCCGCGGGCCGGCATCATGCTGTGCCTCAGACGTGGACGACACCTGAAGAGATGCGTCCCCGTCAGCAAGACGTCTTCAAGTGACAAGGTCATTCTCAG GAACGCAGGGGAGCTTCACAATGAAAACTTCTCCGACTG GCCAGACCGCTTCCACGTCTTTACAAATACCTCAAGCATCTGCAACTTCAACCACTACTCCTTCTCAACGATCCTCAAGCCCGTCTGTGCCACCTACAGTCACTCCAACTGTAGCTCCATCAGTATCACCGACAGGCAGTCAAACTGCAACTCCACCTCAATCAATGTCCCCGACAGTCAGTCAAACTGTAGCTCCACCTCAATCATTGTCACAAACAGTCAGTCAAACTGTAGCTCCAACACTGTCACCGACAGTCAGTCCATCTGTAGCTCCATCAGTGTCACCGACAGTCAGTCCATCTGTAGCTacatctccatcagtgtcaccgacagtcagtccatctgtagctccatctccatcagtgtcaccgACAGTCAGTCCATCTGTAGCTCCATCTCtatcagtgtcaccaacagtcagtccaactATAGCCCCATCGTCATCggtgtcaccaacagtcagtccatcTGTAGCCCCATCGTCATCTGTGTCACTGGCAGTCGGTCCATCTGTAGCTCAATCTCTATCTATATCACCTTCAGTCAGTCCAACTGTAGGTCCATCTACAAGCCAATCCGTGTCACTGACGGTCAGTCCATCTGTAGCCccatctccatcagtgtcaccaacagtcagtccaactgtagctccctctccatcagtgtcaccaacagtcagtccatctgtagctccctctccatcagtgtcaccaacagtcagtccaactgtaGTTCAATCTCCATCAGtatcaccaacagtcagtccaactgtagctccctctccatcagtgtcaccaacagtcagtccaactgtagttcaatctccatcagtgtcaccaacagtcagtccaactgCAGCTCCATCTCCATCGGTGTCACCTACAGTCAGTCCAACTGCAGCTCCATCACCATCAGTATCACCGACAGTCAGTCCATCTGTAGCTCcctctccatcagtgtcaccaacagtcagtccaactgtagttcaatctccatcagtgtcaccagCAGTGAGTCCAACTGTAGTTccatctccatcagtgtcaccaacagtcagtccaactgtagctccctctccatcagtgtcaccaacagtcagtccatctgtagctccctctccatcagtgtcaccaacagtcagtccaactgtaGTTCAATCTCCATCAGtatcaccaacagtcagtccaactgtagctccctctccatcagtgtcaccaacagtcagttcAACTGTAGTTcaatctccatcagtgtcaccaacagtcagtccaactgCAGCTCCATCTCCATCGGTGTCACCTACAGTCAGTCCAACTGCAGCTCCATCACCATCAGTATCACCGACAGTCAGTCCATCTGTAGCTCcctctccatcagtgtcaccaacagtcagtccaactgtagttcaatctccatcagtgtcaccagCAGTGAGTCCAACTGTAGTTccatctccatcagtgtcaccaacaaTCAGTCCATCTATAGCTccatctccatcagtgtcaccaacagtcagtccaactgtagctccctctccatcagtgtcatcaacagtca tgtcaccaacagtcagtccaactgtagctccctctccatcagtgtcaccaacagtcagtccatcTGTAGCTACATCTCTATCAGTGTCACCAACACTCAGTCCATCTATAGCTccatctccatcagtgtcaccaacatTCAGTCCAACTGCAGCTCCATCACCATCAGTATCACCGACAGTCAGTCCATCTCTAGCTccatctccatcagtgtcaccaacagtcagtccaactgtaGTTCAATCTCCATCAGtatcaccaacagtcagtccaactgtagctccctctccatcagtgtcaccaacagtcagtccaactgtagttcaatctccatcagtgtcaccaacagtcagtccaactgCAGCTCCATCTCCATCGGTGTCACCTACAGTCAGTCCAACTGCAGCTCCATCACCATCAGTATCACCGACAGTCAGTCCATCTGTAGCTCcctctccatcagtgtcaccaacagtcagtccaactgtagttcaatctccatcagtgtcaccagCAGTGAGTCCAACTGTAGTTccatctccatcagtgtcaccaacaaTCAGTCCATCTATAGCTccatctccatcagtgtcaccaacagtcagtccaactgtagctccctctccatcagtgtcaccaacagtca tgtcaccaacagtcagtccaactgtagctccctctccatcagtgtcaccaacagtcagtccatcTGTAGCTACATCTCTATCAGTGTCACCAACACTCAGTCCATCTATAGCTccatctccatcagtgtcaccaacatTCAGTCCAACTGCAGCTCCATCACCATCAGTATCACCGACAGTCAGTCCATCTCTAGCTccatctccatcagtgtcaccaacagtcagtccaactgtagccccatctccatcagtgtcaccagCAGTCAGTCTAACTGTAGTTcaatctccatcagtgtcaccagCAGTCAGTCAAACTGTAGCTccatctccatcagtgtcaccaacagtcagtccatcCGTAGCTccatctccatcagtgtcaccgacagtcagtccatctgtagctccatctccatcagtgtcaccaacagtcagtccaactgtagttcaatctccattagtgtcacCAGCAGTCAGTCCATCTATAGCTCCATCTCtatcagtgtcaccaacagtcaaTCAAACTGTAGCTCCATCTCCATctgtgtcaccaacagtcagtctatctgtagCATCATCTCCATCTGTGTCACTGGCAGTCAgtccatcagtgtcaccaacagtcagtccatctgtagctccatctccatcagtgtcaccaacagtcagtccaactgtaGCTACATCTCCGTCAGTGTCACCAACAGCCAATCCATCTGTAGCTCAATCTCCctcagtgtcactgacagtCAGTCCATCTGTAGCTCCATCTCCAAGCCaatcagtgtcaccaacagtcagtctaGCTTTAGCTccatctccatcagtgtcactCACAGTCAGTGCCACTGTGTCACCGACAGTCAGTCCATCTGTAGCTCCCGCTCCATCAATGTCACCTacagtcagtccaactgtagctccctctccatcagtgtcaccaacagtcagtccatctgtagctccctctccatcagtgtcaccaacagtcagtccatcTGTAGCTCCATCTCCATCAATATCACCTACAGTCAGTCCATCTGTAGCTCCCTCTTCATctgtgtcaccaacagtcagtccatcTGTAGCTCCATCATCATtagtgtcaccaacagtcagtccatcTGTAGCTCCATCTCCATCTGTGTCACCAACGGTCGGTCTTTCTGTAGCTCCgtctccatcagtgtcaccgACGGTCAGTCCAACTGTAGTTTCATCACCATtagtgtcaccaacagtcagtccaacaGTAGCTCCCTCTCCATCTGTATCAGGGACA tcaccaacagtcagtccaactgCAGCTCCAAGCCTATCAGTGTTGCCGACAGTCAGTCCAACTCTAGCTCTAAGCCCATCAGAGTCACTCacagtcagtccaactgtaGCTCCCTCTCCATCATTGTCACCTACAGTCACCCTAACGGCAGCTCcctctccatcagtgtcaccaacagtcagtccacCTGTAGCTCCCTCTCAATctgtgtcaccaacagtcagtcaaactgtagctccctctccatcagtgtcaccaacagtcagtccacCTGTAGCTCCCTCTCAATctgtgtcaccaacagtcagtcaaACTGTAGCTCtctctccatcagtgtcaccaacagtcatCCTAACTGTAGCTCcctctccatcagtgtcaccaacagtcagtccatcTGTAGTTTCATCACCATtagtgtcaccaacagtcagtccaacaGTAGCTCCCTCTCCATCTGTATCAGGGACAGTCAGTCCAACTTTAGCTCCATCTTCATCAGTGTCGCCTTCAATTA TCAGTCCATCTGTAGTTCCATCTCCATCTGTGTCATcaacagtcagtctatctgtagCTCCCTCTCCGTCAGTGTCACCTACAGTCACCCTAACTGTAGCTccatctccatcagtgtcaccaacagtcagtctatctgtagTTCCATCTCCATctgtgtcaccaacagtcagtccaactgtaGCTCCCTCTCCATCTGTGTCACCTACAGTCACCCTAACTGTAGCTCCATCTCCATctgtgtcaccaacagtcagtccatctgtagctccatctccattagtgtcaccaacagtcagtccaactgCAGCTCCATCTCtatcagtgtcaccaacagtcagtcaaACTGTAGCTCCATCTCCATctgtgtcaccaacagtcagtccaactgtagctccctctccatcagtgtcaccgACAGTCAGCCTATCTGTAGCTCCATCTCCATctgtgtcaccaacagtcagtctatctgtagCATCATCTCTATCTGTGTCATTGGCAGTCAGTCCAACTGTAGCTCCATCACCATCAGtatcaccaacagtcagtccaactgCAGCTCCATCACCATCAGtatcaccaacagtcagtccaactgCAGCTCCATCACCATCAGTATCACCGACAGTCAGTCCAACTGCAGCTCCATCACCATCAGTGTCACCGACAGTCAGCCTATCTGTAGCTCCATCGACATCAGT TTCATTTGTTTCACCATCAGTGCCAGCATCTATTGCATCATCAAGCGTGTTTTCATCAGCAACAGTATCATTGCCTCCAGCGCCAAGTGTGTCGCCATCAGTAACAGTTTCCTTTACTCCGGTGCAAAATGTGTCACTTTCAACAACGGTCTCATTGACTCCAGCGCCAAGTGTGTCATCTTCTATAACAGAATCCTTGACTCCAGCGCCAAGTGTGTCACCATCAGTTACAGCCTCATTGGCTGCAGCGCCAAGTGTATCACAGTCGGTAACAGCATCCTTGACTCCAGCGCCAAGTGTGTCACCATCAGTTACGGTATCTGTGGCTTCAGCTTCAAGTGTGTCACCATCAGTAACAGCAGCCTTGACTCCAGTGTCAAGTGTGTCACCATCAGTAACAGCAGTCTTGACTCCAGCACCAAGTATGTCACCATCACGAACAGCCTCCGTGACTCCAGCGCCAAGGGTGTCATCATCAGTTACGGTATCTGTGGCTCCAGCTTCAAGTGTGTCACCATCAGTAACATCAGCCTTGACTCCAGCGTCAAGTGTGTCACCGTCAGTAACAGCATCCTTGACTACAGCGCCAAGTGTGTCACCATCAGTAACAGCGTCGTTGACCCCAGCACCAAGTGTGTCACCATCAGTTACGGTATCTGTGGCTCCAGCTTCAAGTGTGTCACCATCAGTAACAGCAGTCTTGACTCCAGCACCAAGTATGTCACCATCAGTAACAGCCTCCGTGACTCCAGCGCCAAGTGTGTCATCATCAGTTACGGTATCTGTGGCTCCAGCTTCAAGTGTGTCACCATCAGTAACAGCAGCCTTGACTCTAGTCTCAAGTGTGTCACCGTCAGTAACAGCAGCCTTGACTACAGCGCCAAGTGTGTCACCATCAGTAACAGCGTCGTTGACCCCAACACCAAGTGTGTCACCACCAGTTACGGTATCTGTGGCTCCAGCTTCAAGTGTGTCACCATCAGTAACAGCAACCTTGACTCCAGTGCCAAGTGTGTCACCATCAGTAACAGCATCCTTGACGCCAACACCAAGTATGTCACCATCAGTAACCGCGTCCTTGACTCCAACGCCAGGTGTGTCACCATCAGTAACAGCCTCCTTGACTCCAGCGCCAAGTCCATCTATGACACCATCGGCATCAGCATCCTTGGCTCCATCGCAAACTCCACCAATGAGTGTTACCATGACTCCATCGCTCAGTCCATCCATCTCTGTCGCGCTAAGCTCTACCTCATCACCTCCACCAAGTTCGTCATTGCAGCCAAGTCCATCTATG GTGAGCACGGCGACTATAACTCCGTCTTCAGCCATCCCAACAACGTTCCCTCCGGTCGTATTTGTTCCAGAAG TTGA